TTCAAGActtcaaaatcaacataaacTTTCTTATAACCTCTACCACAAAAGAGGTATCAAATTTGAAgacaattttattcaaaaaagacCAAAGCTAAACCATTTGAAGAAACAACAAACATTGGATGATAAAATTCATGAAAGTGACCCTTGGTTTGAATCTATAGATTCAAGTTCTTCAAAAAGTACaggtttatttgtgtttgacgaACTTGACATGAGGGGCATTTTGTCTCTGAGACAAACATTTAGACTTTTCAATCTTCATAATCTTGCTAAGGTGCgtgatataatatattttaatattttacatgatttatgataattcttttttttttcataattataataatcttacattagactaatttatttttttattggttatttattttcttgattttttatattatgaaaataaaattcatttacacttttttttataaatttaaaagttaTATGTTTATAATAACCAACTAAAACGTTacgaaatatttatattttataagagaaaataaaaaaaatgctaaTCGATTACTGATGCAATTTTCTTAGCAGAGAAATTAATTACGATTAtgctatattatttttatatcctttcATTAATGCTTGTAAATCAAATCTAGTGTtccatattttaatttaattttttttattgttgagtATTAATTAAACTTTTTAAATCCAAGTTGAGTTAACTTATGGATTTAACACTTAAATATTGTTTCTATTACATTTTAGTTCTAATAATGTGACCCATTAATTTTACAGGAAGAGACTAATAACAAAAAGGCCAATGCCTGGCTTGTAAGGGATAGCAAGGTCATCATCTTTATGACTTAATTTGATCTTGGTTATGAGTTTGACACTAATTTGCACTATTGTTGCACTAAAGTTTTTCATGCAACACAAAATAGGAAATACTTGAGcttcattttatttgttttgagttggGATTTATGAGGCTATGAATATATGGATCTTATTTGCTTATAATTTATTATAGAAAgaatttattcaattaattttcaTTGTATTGCAGGTTGTTGAAAATGGCATTGGTAATGAACTTGTTATGGGACTCACAACATCAAAATATCTGATCAATAAGCTTCAGACACTTGCTAAAGTGGGAATAGATAAGgttgtaaaattttatttatttaatttaatttttatttttatttaattaaaatttttaagaaTGATTGAGTATAAATTTCATCAATAAAAACAAGAAAGAAATATGTAAGtgagtttattttatatacagGTGGTTATATAAAACTGTTTGCACATTTTTTTACTATTATATGTTATTTTTGGTCTTTGGTGATATATTTTTGTTCCATTTATAAAGTGAAATTTTAAGATTATTTTATATTACTCCAGGTCCATTTTATGAAAGGTCAAGTCGCTAGAGCTATTTCTTCTTCGCCAAGGTAGTTATTAacaaattttgttttatatataatgTTATTAAACTCTGATGATATATCATACTTATAActgaattataaaaatattatttgtttaGTTTGGTATGCAACGACATTAGTGATGGACAAGAAGCTATTTGCATAATTGCAACCAATGAATTTGATGATCCTCCCACTGCACCTACTGGTAAGTTCATGTGTAGTGatgtttcattttctttttccaatATATAGTCACTTTTTTAAAGTGAAATGTTGTGCTATCActccatttttttaatataaaaagtaTATGACATTGATGGTGTTTTTACAATTTTAGGTTTTACATATATTATGTCAAATAAAGTTTCAAAACATGTCAAGATTCCACCAAGGACTCATGGATGTCATTGCCAAGGAAGTTGTAGAAATATTAATATATGTTCATGTACTAATTTTCTTAATGGCTCTAAGTTTCCTTACACAAACGATAATAGGTAACATTTTTcgtttcatttttctttctttcttatataTGATATTAGAAGTGTTTGATATTTAATATTCTTAAAATTAATAACtaacttttaattatttaatgtttTTAGATTAATAGAGCCTCGAGACATCGTAGTGGAATGTGGGCCGCAGTGTGGATGCGGGCCTAACTGTGGAAATAAAATTTCCCAAAAGGATTTGAATTATAGACTTGAGGTCATTTAACATTTTAAAcaaacttttaaattttattatcatTGTTGTCTATAAATAtgttaattaactaaaatacTAATCTTTTATACAGGTTTATCGTACAGTCAAAAAAGGATGGGCTGTTAGAACATGGGACTTTATACCTTCTGGTGCACCAGTAATAGAATATATTGGTGTACTAAGTAGAGACGATAAATTAGATAATTCAATTATCAATGACTACATATTTGATATTGATTGCTTGCACACAATCAATGGATTGGATGGAAGAAATGTAAGAATACAAAAATTTATAATACCACTATGATTTAATTAGATTTGCTCTCCACTCGATATTATATCTATctagtttattaataaaaaaaatatgtactCTTTATCATTtggtagtttttattttattataaatagtataTGAAATTAAATaagattaatattaatatttttttattattgatatttTTCAGAAAAGGATAGGTGATGTAATACTACCAAAAaacaaatcatataaaaaaaaagtcaGCGAAATAGAAAAAGATCCCGAATTTTGTATTGATGCAGGTTCTTTCGGAAATGTTTCAAGGTTTATCAACCACAGTTGTGAGCCAAACCTTTTTGTACAATGTGTTCTCAACAATCACCTTGATGTTAGACTAGCTCGTCTGATGTTGTTTGCAGCACATGACATACCTCCCTACCaggtaattatttttataattttttgttatGATGTGTTAACTTTTTTTATGGtgatgaacataaaaagaaatttatgtatTTATGATCGTAATGAAAATAAATCTTTTAGCATTTTCTATTGTAACCAGAAATGACCGTAGTTTTTAAATTCAAGAATCACTTATGTTTTACaaaaaatttagtaaatttttcacaaattttaaaaagtaaaataaaataaaaaacctgCCGCAAAGTTAGTGAATCATAAGAAATTTATATTATCATTGGTCATGTTATCTTTTATATTtctataataaattcaatttaaatctttaattatatttaaatttgtattttggaCATGTGCCTCTTATATTGTCGACAACTTGTTTCGTAGGAAAATTTAATAagaaaatgttaattttttttatttaacaggAACTGACTTATGATTATGGATATAGACTTGATAGTGTGGTTGATTCAAATGGAAAAATCAAACAGCTTCAATGTCATTGTGGTGCAAAGAAATGTCGTAAGCGTTTGTACTAGTATGGTAAAAATCATACAAATTTCATCAAATTAATATGTATTAGACATTTAAGGGATTATCTATAGAGAAATATATTGCAAAATTGTAATAAATATGACAATAAAATGTAATTTTGTGTTCTACAATTTTTCTTAAAGAGATATAATGATCGACAATATTGCCTCTTATAATcacttaaatatatttaaaatcaatgcAACAACACAAAAAGAAAACACTTTATCAATGCTAATCTCCTTCAAAATATATCTTCGTGGTTACAATAGAGTTAACGAAAAGAATCCTACATATTTAgttattgtatttaaaaataaaaccataTTTTGAAACAATTAAACGACACCAAACAACACCCCACTAAATTAAAtagttatttttttcttcttatccCCAAACCAAAAAAAAGGGTCAATatgtaattttcaaaaataaaagatttgTAGTGTAAAAACCAACAAATTTAAtgtatttaagttaattaaaaaaataacatttttaattattaaaatatattatttattatatactaCCATAATATGAACATTTTTTAAAACGAAAATCAATTATTGAAGAAtggaaaatatttatagggaGTAACAAGAGTACCTAAGATTACAGCGGAATACattaaacaaaaatcaaaacatcacTTGAATATGTAAGAACTAGGTTGGCAACCCTAAAACAATTGAGGTGTTCAATTTTGATCTACAACATTTATTGCTTCTAGCAATACTTTTTTTTGCATCACCTATAAATTGTTGCCTAAAAAAAGATTAAGCAACATTTATTACGTGTTGCGAAGACAATTCTCGCAACATGTTACAAATGTTCCCTAAATTATTTATGGGAACGATTTTCAAATGTTAATATAATTTATCTTTGAAAATAACTAATAAATGTCCCATTAAATGTGTATGggaataattttatattgttgtATGATTCCTAATAAAAGGTTACATTTTTAAATGTTGCATAAAAattttaacaaaacaaaaattattttagaataaaaaaatattttataatatcaatTAATAAGAAATTTTTCATTGCGCATATATTTAACATGAATGCATTTTTAAAGCTAATCTTTCATTCAAATATATAAACATTCCAAA
The Vicia villosa cultivar HV-30 ecotype Madison, WI linkage group LG6, Vvil1.0, whole genome shotgun sequence genome window above contains:
- the LOC131613793 gene encoding histone-lysine N-methyltransferase, H3 lysine-9 specific SUVH4-like, whose protein sequence is MRGILSLRQTFRLFNLHNLAKEETNNKKANAWLVRDSKKEFIQLIFIVLQVVENGIGNELVMGLTTSKYLINKLQTLAKVGIDKVHFMKGQVARAISSSPSLVCNDISDGQEAICIIATNEFDDPPTAPTGFTYIMSNKVSKHVKIPPRTHGCHCQGSCRNINICSCTNFLNGSKFPYTNDNRLIEPRDIVVECGPQCGCGPNCGNKISQKDLNYRLEVYRTVKKGWAVRTWDFIPSGAPVIEYIGVLSRDDKLDNSIINDYIFDIDCLHTINGLDGRNKRIGDVILPKNKSYKKKVSEIEKDPEFCIDAGSFGNVSRFINHSCEPNLFVQCVLNNHLDVRLARLMLFAAHDIPPYQELTYDYGYRLDSVVDSNGKIKQLQCHCGAKKCRKRLY